One Oncorhynchus keta strain PuntledgeMale-10-30-2019 chromosome 23, Oket_V2, whole genome shotgun sequence DNA segment encodes these proteins:
- the LOC118374500 gene encoding lymphocyte expansion molecule-like isoform X1, with translation MGPGWKRGQEMAQQAQMPHLLYRDTWLTNRFLRSRVGPGRYDIQDFTELCKKPYSVRGVCDSREERFKDLMKNQTTPGPGTYGKGGIPSGLLDERRRKPIGSCPMMDFSAGVERFPDLIVDSGLCPGTYNLPTFTEVLLSRHISKRGPYDLFTGRRDQPITCGYFAAPKKANLNLATVAKPAKVLCEDVLQPEKRHHGKFGTLEQYPSLPTERIYLGSLPQYPRPAQRHSGHGFYEDVCLPKVENRNPPPFLSSSPRITLRAERLMQGNYTTVGVGRYNLAKKQTRKTLKKSVNAGYRYVFKSRMPRYLHDLHKDNFNQERLKPINIPPHRMPYYRPPDEVSAVAALHSSGLWSVSWYLQFTDLH, from the exons ATGGGACCAGGATGGAAGAGGGGGCAGGAGATGGCCCAGCAGGCTCAGATGCCCCACCTGCTGTATAGAGACACATGGTTGACCAACCGCTTCCTG AGAAGCAGGGTAGGCCCAGGGAGGTATGACATCCAGGACTTCACAGAGCTCTGTAAGAAGCCGTACAGTGTGAGAGGAGTGTGtgacagcagggaggagaggtttaaagACTTAATGAAG AATCAAACTACTCCAGGCCCAGGGACTTATGGGAAGGGGGGCATCCCATCTGGGCTgctggatgagaggaggaggaagccGATTGGCTCCTGTCCCATGATGGACTTCAGTGCTGGAGTGGAACGCTTCCCAGACCTCATAGTG GACTCTGGTCTGTGTCCTGGTACCTACAACTTACCGACCTTCACTGAGGTGCTCCTTAGTCGCCACATCAGCAAACGAGGTCCCTATGACCTCTTCACTGGCCGACGAGACCAGCCAATCACCTGTGGATATTTTGCTGCCCCG AAAAAAGCCAATCTGAATCTGGCTACGGTCGCCAAGCCAGCAAAGGTCTTATGTGAGGACGTTCTGCAACCAGAGAAAAGACACCACGGCAAGTTTGGCACCCTAGAGCAGTACCCTTCCCTCCCTACAGAACGCATCTACCTGGGTTCCCTGCCCCAGTACCCACGGCCAGCG CAGAGACACTCTGGTCATGGATTCTATGAAGATGTTTGTCTGCCCAAAGTGGAGAACCGCaaccctcctcccttcctatcctcctctcctcgtatCACCCTGAGGGCCGAGAGGCTGATGCAGGGGAACTAT ACCACAGTGGGAGTGGGCCGTTACAACCTGGCTAAGAAGCAAACGAGGAAAACTCTAAAGAAAAGCGTTAACGCTGGCTATCGCTACGTCTTCAAGTCCCGCATGCCCAGATATCTACATGACCTGCACAAGGACAACTTCAACCA GGAGAGGCTGAAACCCATCAACATTCCCCCACATAGGATGCCCTATTATCGGCCGCCAGATGAGGTTTCGGCCGTTGCAGCTCTACACTCCTCAG
- the LOC118374500 gene encoding lymphocyte expansion molecule-like isoform X2, whose amino-acid sequence MGPGWKRGQEMAQQAQMPHLLYRDTWLTNRFLNQTTPGPGTYGKGGIPSGLLDERRRKPIGSCPMMDFSAGVERFPDLIVDSGLCPGTYNLPTFTEVLLSRHISKRGPYDLFTGRRDQPITCGYFAAPKKANLNLATVAKPAKVLCEDVLQPEKRHHGKFGTLEQYPSLPTERIYLGSLPQYPRPAQRHSGHGFYEDVCLPKVENRNPPPFLSSSPRITLRAERLMQGNYTTVGVGRYNLAKKQTRKTLKKSVNAGYRYVFKSRMPRYLHDLHKDNFNQERLKPINIPPHRMPYYRPPDEVSAVAALHSSGLWSVSWYLQFTDLH is encoded by the exons ATGGGACCAGGATGGAAGAGGGGGCAGGAGATGGCCCAGCAGGCTCAGATGCCCCACCTGCTGTATAGAGACACATGGTTGACCAACCGCTTCCTG AATCAAACTACTCCAGGCCCAGGGACTTATGGGAAGGGGGGCATCCCATCTGGGCTgctggatgagaggaggaggaagccGATTGGCTCCTGTCCCATGATGGACTTCAGTGCTGGAGTGGAACGCTTCCCAGACCTCATAGTG GACTCTGGTCTGTGTCCTGGTACCTACAACTTACCGACCTTCACTGAGGTGCTCCTTAGTCGCCACATCAGCAAACGAGGTCCCTATGACCTCTTCACTGGCCGACGAGACCAGCCAATCACCTGTGGATATTTTGCTGCCCCG AAAAAAGCCAATCTGAATCTGGCTACGGTCGCCAAGCCAGCAAAGGTCTTATGTGAGGACGTTCTGCAACCAGAGAAAAGACACCACGGCAAGTTTGGCACCCTAGAGCAGTACCCTTCCCTCCCTACAGAACGCATCTACCTGGGTTCCCTGCCCCAGTACCCACGGCCAGCG CAGAGACACTCTGGTCATGGATTCTATGAAGATGTTTGTCTGCCCAAAGTGGAGAACCGCaaccctcctcccttcctatcctcctctcctcgtatCACCCTGAGGGCCGAGAGGCTGATGCAGGGGAACTAT ACCACAGTGGGAGTGGGCCGTTACAACCTGGCTAAGAAGCAAACGAGGAAAACTCTAAAGAAAAGCGTTAACGCTGGCTATCGCTACGTCTTCAAGTCCCGCATGCCCAGATATCTACATGACCTGCACAAGGACAACTTCAACCA GGAGAGGCTGAAACCCATCAACATTCCCCCACATAGGATGCCCTATTATCGGCCGCCAGATGAGGTTTCGGCCGTTGCAGCTCTACACTCCTCAG
- the LOC118374501 gene encoding leucine rich adaptor protein 1-like has protein sequence MQGDALLGAEWSSNRPEARDNRTSDSLTDKIRNLKLEMGCLRATDVRILHQLVTVHEAMEAVRWLLEERGTLVSSLTSSQCSLAEGPGSGLSPCREGLSLALTSWQSPLNDANEEPEELKVPDSISGDSYFHMLTNAVSCNDTELTLEGVVSPPERTGETGTPHCGLPEERQGASEGEIVGVEEQTIPSCEVLLGYDTQWCWVESQDDVTFL, from the exons ATGCAGGGGGATGCTTTGCTCGGTGCTGAGTGGAGTTCTAATCGTCCGGAGGCGAGAGACAACCGCACCAGCGACAGTCTGACCGACAAGATCAGAAACTTGAAACTGGAGATG GGCTGTCTGCGTGCTACAGACGTGCGGATCCTGCACCAGCTGGTGACGGTGCATGAGGCTATGGAGGCTGTGCGCTGGCTGCTTGAGGAGCGTGGCACTCTGGTCAGCAGCCTGACAAGCAGCCAGTGTAGCCTGGCTGAGGGGCCTGGGTCTGGCTTGTCCCCTTGCAGGGAGGGCCTGAGTCTGGCCCTAACTAGCTGGCAGAGTCCTCTAAATGATGCCAATGAAGAACCAGAAGAGCTGAAAGTACCAGATAGCATCTCTGGGGACAGCTACTTCCATATGCTCACAAATGCCGTTTCTTGTAATGACACAGAGTTGACACTAGAGGGCGTTGTTAGCCCtcctgagagaacaggagaaactgggaCACCGCACTGTGGTCTCCCAGAGGAGAGACAAGGGGCCTCGGAGGGTGAAATTGTGGGGGTGGAGGAACAGACCATTCCCAGTTGTGAGGTTCTGTTGGGGTATGACACTCAGTGGTGCTGGGTGGAGTCTCAAGACGATGTGACGTTTCTCTGA